A genome region from Geodermatophilus bullaregiensis includes the following:
- the mutM gene encoding bifunctional DNA-formamidopyrimidine glycosylase/DNA-(apurinic or apyrimidinic site) lyase, protein MPELPEVEVVRRGLERWVAGRTVAAVEVHHPRAVRRHLEGADDFTAALTGRTLTAAHRRGKYLWLPVAEADGSPTGRALVAHLGMSGQLLVEKPAQPDETHLRARFTFTDGGRELRFVDQRTFGGLVVEDAPGGDDIPPRLAHIAVDPLDPSFDEAGFSAALRRRRTEVKRALLDQTLVGGVGNIYADESLWRARLHGTRPTDRLTRAQVAGLLDGVRSVLGEALAQGGTSFDSLYVDVNGQSGYFSRFLAVYGQVDRPCPRCGTAIVRESFMNRSSYSCPRCQPRPRARR, encoded by the coding sequence GTGCCAGAGCTGCCCGAGGTCGAGGTGGTGCGGCGCGGCCTGGAGCGCTGGGTCGCCGGGCGCACCGTGGCCGCCGTCGAGGTGCACCACCCGCGCGCGGTCCGCCGGCACCTCGAGGGCGCCGACGACTTCACCGCCGCGCTGACCGGCCGCACCCTCACCGCCGCCCACCGCCGCGGCAAGTACCTGTGGCTGCCCGTGGCCGAGGCGGACGGCAGCCCGACCGGCCGGGCGCTCGTCGCGCACCTGGGCATGAGCGGCCAGCTGCTGGTGGAGAAGCCCGCGCAGCCCGACGAGACCCACCTGCGGGCCCGGTTCACCTTCACCGACGGCGGCCGCGAGCTGCGCTTCGTCGACCAGCGCACCTTCGGCGGCCTGGTCGTGGAGGACGCCCCCGGCGGGGACGACATCCCACCCCGGCTGGCGCACATCGCCGTCGACCCGCTCGACCCCTCCTTCGACGAGGCCGGCTTCAGCGCCGCGCTGCGCCGGCGGCGCACCGAGGTCAAGCGCGCCCTGCTCGACCAGACGCTCGTCGGCGGCGTCGGCAACATCTACGCCGACGAGTCGCTGTGGCGGGCGCGGCTGCACGGCACCCGGCCCACCGACCGGCTCACCCGCGCCCAGGTCGCCGGCCTGCTCGACGGCGTCCGCAGCGTCCTCGGTGAGGCGCTGGCGCAGGGCGGCACCTCCTTCGACTCCCTCTACGTGGACGTCAACGGGCAGAGCGGCTACTTCTCGCGCTTCCTGGCCGTCTACGGCCAGGTCGACCGACCCTGCCCGCGCTGCGGCACGGCGATCGTCCGGGAGTCCTTCATGAACCGGTCGAGCTACAGCTGCCCGCGCTGTCAGCCCCGCCCCCGGGCCCGCCGGTGA
- the rnc gene encoding ribonuclease III, with product MGSAVSRTPVVPDGAPAGQAHADRAAAWLLDALGVELPGGLLALALTHRSYAYEHGGLPTNERLEFLGDSVLGLVVTDELYRSQPDLPEGRLAKLRASVVNMTSLAGVARRLGAGGLGPHLLLGRGEETTGGREKDSILADALEALIGAVHLGLGLDVASALVHRLFDPLLREAATRGAGLDWKTSLQELGAARGLGAPVYDVSDEGPPHAKTFTAAVSLADVVRGRGTGRTKKAAEQEAAEAAWLAISAGS from the coding sequence GTGGGCAGCGCCGTCTCCCGCACCCCGGTCGTGCCGGACGGCGCGCCCGCGGGTCAGGCGCACGCCGACCGCGCGGCCGCCTGGCTGCTCGACGCCCTGGGCGTCGAGCTGCCCGGCGGCCTGCTGGCCCTGGCGCTGACCCACCGCTCCTACGCCTACGAGCACGGCGGCCTGCCGACCAACGAGCGCCTGGAGTTCCTGGGCGACTCGGTGCTCGGCCTGGTCGTCACCGACGAGCTCTACCGCAGCCAGCCCGACCTGCCCGAGGGCCGGCTGGCCAAGCTGCGCGCCTCGGTGGTCAACATGACCTCCCTGGCCGGGGTCGCCCGGCGGCTCGGGGCCGGCGGGCTGGGCCCGCACCTGCTGCTGGGCCGCGGCGAGGAGACCACCGGCGGGCGCGAGAAGGACTCGATCCTCGCCGACGCGCTCGAGGCGCTGATCGGCGCGGTGCACCTGGGCCTGGGCCTCGACGTCGCCAGCGCCCTGGTGCACCGCCTGTTCGACCCGCTGCTGCGCGAGGCGGCCACGCGGGGCGCGGGCCTGGACTGGAAGACCAGCCTGCAGGAGCTCGGGGCCGCCCGCGGCCTCGGTGCGCCGGTCTACGACGTCTCCGACGAGGGTCCGCCGCACGCCAAGACGTTCACCGCCGCGGTGTCGCTCGCCGACGTCGTCCGCGGTCGCGGCACCGGCCGCACCAAGAAGGCCGCCGAGCAGGAGGCCGCCGAGGCCGCCTGGCTGGCGATCTCGGCCGGGAGCTGA
- the rpmF gene encoding 50S ribosomal protein L32 → MAVPKRKMSRANTRARRSQWKASAPTLTPCPNRACGQLKPPHQACPNCGQHAGRQVLSV, encoded by the coding sequence GTGGCCGTCCCGAAGCGGAAGATGTCCCGCGCCAACACCCGCGCCCGCCGGTCGCAGTGGAAGGCGAGCGCCCCCACGCTCACCCCCTGCCCGAACCGTGCCTGCGGTCAGCTCAAGCCGCCGCACCAGGCCTGCCCGAACTGCGGCCAGCACGCCGGCCGCCAGGTCCTCTCGGTCTGA
- a CDS encoding YceD family protein codes for MPAAPHRSGAASTDARRPTVNPWAVELRELGRRAGSMQELDRTVPAPPDWRLELIGVPEGAPVHLRLRLESVMEGVLVSGDVEVPVEGQCARCLDPVRDTLGLDVQELYAYPGSTTEATSEEDEVRLVEGERIDLEPMVRDTVVLALPLSPTCTEDCAGLCSGCGQRLDDLPADHSHELLDPRWAGLAGFATTGAVTDRPDDPEEN; via the coding sequence ATGCCTGCCGCACCGCACCGCTCAGGCGCCGCGTCCACGGACGCCCGGCGTCCCACCGTCAACCCCTGGGCCGTCGAACTGCGCGAGCTCGGCCGCCGGGCCGGCTCGATGCAGGAGCTCGACCGCACCGTGCCCGCGCCCCCGGACTGGCGGCTCGAGCTGATCGGCGTCCCCGAGGGGGCGCCGGTGCACCTGCGGCTGCGGCTGGAGTCGGTGATGGAGGGCGTGCTGGTCTCCGGGGACGTCGAGGTCCCGGTCGAGGGCCAGTGCGCCCGGTGCCTCGACCCGGTCCGGGACACCCTCGGGCTCGACGTCCAGGAGCTCTACGCCTACCCGGGCAGCACCACCGAGGCCACCAGCGAGGAGGACGAGGTCCGCCTCGTCGAGGGCGAGCGGATCGACCTGGAGCCGATGGTCCGCGACACCGTGGTCCTGGCCCTACCGCTCTCGCCCACCTGCACCGAGGACTGCGCGGGCCTGTGCTCGGGCTGCGGACAGCGCCTCGACGACCTGCCGGCCGACCACTCGCACGAGCTGCTCGACCCCCGCTGGGCCGGGCTCGCCGGCTTCGCCACCACCGGAGCGGTCACCGACCGTCCGGACGACCCTGAGGAGAACTGA
- the coaD gene encoding pantetheine-phosphate adenylyltransferase, whose translation MRRAVCPGSFDPVTNGHVDVINRAAALYDELVVAVLVNPGKAGLFTVDERMELLREAVAELPNVVVDSFSGLLVDYCLSHDIPVVVKGLRAVGDFEYELQMAQMNRELAGVETLFVPTAPQVGHLSSSLVKQIATFGGDVSRLVPKGVLDRLLAQQEAATQDAAQPDAAQQDGGRP comes from the coding sequence GTGAGGCGAGCGGTCTGTCCCGGGTCGTTCGACCCGGTCACCAACGGCCACGTGGACGTCATCAACCGCGCCGCCGCGCTGTACGACGAGCTGGTCGTGGCCGTGCTGGTCAACCCCGGGAAGGCCGGCCTGTTCACCGTCGACGAGCGCATGGAACTGCTGCGCGAGGCGGTGGCCGAGCTGCCGAACGTCGTCGTCGACAGCTTCAGCGGACTGCTGGTCGACTACTGCCTCAGCCACGACATCCCGGTGGTGGTCAAGGGCCTGCGCGCCGTCGGGGACTTCGAGTACGAGCTGCAGATGGCGCAGATGAACCGGGAGCTGGCCGGCGTCGAGACGCTGTTCGTGCCCACGGCGCCGCAGGTCGGGCACCTGTCCTCGAGCCTGGTCAAGCAGATCGCCACCTTCGGCGGCGACGTGTCGCGGCTGGTGCCCAAGGGCGTGCTCGACCGGCTCCTGGCGCAGCAGGAGGCAGCGACACAGGACGCCGCGCAGCCGGACGCGGCGCAGCAGGACGGCGGCCGACCGTGA
- the rsmD gene encoding 16S rRNA (guanine(966)-N(2))-methyltransferase RsmD, translated as MTRLISGVARGRRLKVPPSGVRPTGDRAREGLFNSLGSLLDLDGATVLDLYAGSGALGLEALSRGADAAVFVENGPRVLPVLRGNVATVGLPGARVVAGPVRAVVSGPPPARFDLVLADPPYSTSAGEVRHVLSALVAGEWLAPGAVVVVERPARGEPEEWPTPLEGIRDRRYGEALLRYGRFP; from the coding sequence GTGACGAGGCTGATCTCCGGCGTCGCCCGGGGACGGCGGCTGAAGGTGCCGCCGAGCGGCGTCCGGCCCACCGGCGACCGCGCCCGCGAGGGGTTGTTCAACAGCCTGGGCAGCCTGCTCGACCTCGACGGCGCCACCGTGCTCGACCTCTACGCGGGCTCCGGCGCGCTGGGCCTGGAGGCGCTCTCGCGCGGTGCCGACGCGGCGGTGTTCGTGGAGAACGGCCCGCGGGTGCTGCCGGTGCTGCGCGGCAACGTCGCCACGGTCGGCCTGCCCGGGGCCCGCGTCGTGGCCGGTCCCGTGCGCGCCGTCGTGTCCGGCCCGCCGCCGGCGCGCTTCGACCTGGTGCTCGCCGACCCGCCGTACTCGACGTCCGCCGGCGAGGTGCGCCACGTCCTGTCCGCGCTGGTGGCGGGGGAGTGGCTGGCGCCCGGGGCCGTGGTCGTCGTGGAGCGGCCGGCGCGCGGGGAGCCGGAGGAGTGGCCGACACCCCTGGAGGGGATCCGCGACCGGCGCTACGGGGAGGCCCTGCTCCGGTACGGTCGGTTCCCGTGA
- the recG gene encoding ATP-dependent DNA helicase RecG, giving the protein MAVTLDTDLSRVLGAKTARAMADSLDLRTVRDLLRHYPRRYARRGEMTRLDDLQVGDRVTVLAQVRRVTTRRMRNRPGSLTEVTVGDGAGEMQLVFFNRKHGQLREGAWGLFAGTVGEYRRSKQFAHPDFHLISGDDDEDWARALIPIYPASKDVSSWVVQKSVKLLLDAAGGFGFVDDPLPEDLRARHGLLSLPAALLDVHRPTSQADVERAEDRLKWDEAITLQLVLAARRRAASLEPGTARPRRPGGLLDAVDAALPFTLTEGQREVGEELAAELDSDRPMHRLLQGEVGSGKTVVALRAMAQVVDAGGQAALLAPTEVLAAQHARSIAGMLGPLARAGELDGDPAGTEVVLLTGSLKAAARRTARAAVADGSAGIVVGTHALLQEGVDFADLGLVVVDEQHRFGVEQRDALRAKGNRPPHVLVMTATPIPRTVAMTVYGDLETSVLRQLPSGRGGVASSVVPVSDKPAWLDRAWERLREEVAAGRQAYVVCPRIGDDDTGSAETDAPEDADGAPDDDAGGNGDRRPPLAVLDVAEGLREGPLAGLRIDVLHGRLTPEDKEARMRAFAAGETQVLVATTVVEVGVDVPNATVMVVMDADRFGVSQLHQLRGRVARGRHRGLCLLVTEARETTATGHRLAAVAGTSDGFELARLDLETRREGDVLGAAQSGRRSTVKLLSLLEDEELIAAARAEATALLATDRGLADHPGLAAEVAALATDERATYLEKA; this is encoded by the coding sequence GTGGCGGTCACCCTCGACACCGACCTCTCCCGCGTCCTCGGCGCCAAGACCGCCCGGGCGATGGCCGACTCCCTCGACCTGCGCACCGTCCGCGACCTGCTGCGCCACTACCCGCGCCGCTACGCCCGGCGCGGCGAGATGACCAGGCTCGACGACCTGCAGGTCGGCGACCGCGTCACCGTGCTCGCCCAGGTCCGCCGGGTCACCACGCGGAGGATGCGCAACCGGCCCGGCTCCCTCACCGAGGTCACCGTCGGCGACGGCGCGGGGGAGATGCAGCTGGTCTTCTTCAACCGGAAGCACGGCCAGCTCCGCGAGGGCGCCTGGGGGCTGTTCGCCGGGACGGTCGGGGAGTACCGGCGGAGCAAGCAGTTCGCCCACCCCGACTTCCACCTCATCAGCGGTGACGACGACGAGGACTGGGCGCGCGCGCTCATCCCGATCTACCCGGCCAGCAAGGACGTCTCCAGCTGGGTGGTGCAGAAGTCGGTCAAGCTGCTGCTCGACGCCGCCGGCGGTTTCGGCTTCGTCGACGACCCGCTGCCCGAGGACCTGCGCGCCCGCCACGGCCTGCTCAGCCTCCCGGCGGCGCTGCTCGACGTCCACCGGCCCACCTCGCAAGCCGACGTCGAGCGGGCCGAGGACCGGCTCAAGTGGGACGAGGCGATCACCCTGCAGCTCGTCCTCGCCGCTCGCCGCCGCGCCGCCTCCCTGGAGCCCGGCACCGCCCGCCCGCGCCGACCCGGCGGCCTGCTCGACGCCGTCGACGCCGCGCTGCCCTTCACCCTCACCGAGGGTCAGCGCGAGGTGGGGGAGGAGCTGGCCGCCGAGCTCGACAGCGACCGGCCCATGCACCGCCTCCTGCAGGGCGAGGTCGGCTCGGGCAAGACCGTCGTCGCGCTGCGCGCCATGGCCCAGGTCGTCGACGCCGGCGGCCAGGCCGCGCTGCTGGCCCCCACCGAGGTCCTGGCCGCCCAGCACGCGCGCAGCATCGCCGGCATGCTCGGCCCGCTCGCCCGCGCCGGCGAGCTCGACGGCGACCCCGCGGGCACGGAGGTCGTGCTGCTCACCGGCTCGCTCAAGGCCGCCGCCCGCCGCACCGCCCGCGCGGCGGTCGCCGACGGCAGCGCCGGCATCGTCGTCGGCACCCACGCGCTGCTCCAGGAGGGCGTCGACTTCGCCGACCTCGGCCTGGTCGTCGTCGACGAGCAGCACCGCTTCGGCGTCGAGCAGCGCGACGCCCTGCGGGCCAAGGGCAACCGGCCGCCGCACGTGCTCGTCATGACCGCCACGCCGATCCCGCGCACCGTCGCGATGACCGTCTACGGCGACCTGGAGACCTCCGTCCTGCGGCAGCTGCCCAGCGGCCGCGGCGGCGTGGCCAGCTCGGTGGTGCCGGTCAGCGACAAGCCGGCGTGGCTCGACCGGGCGTGGGAGCGGCTGCGCGAGGAGGTCGCCGCCGGCCGGCAGGCCTACGTCGTCTGCCCGCGCATCGGCGACGACGACACCGGCAGCGCCGAGACCGACGCCCCCGAGGACGCCGACGGCGCCCCGGACGACGACGCCGGCGGGAACGGCGACCGCCGCCCGCCGCTGGCCGTCCTCGACGTCGCCGAGGGGCTGCGCGAGGGGCCGCTGGCCGGCCTGCGCATCGACGTCCTGCACGGGCGGCTGACGCCCGAGGACAAGGAGGCCCGCATGCGCGCCTTCGCCGCCGGGGAGACCCAGGTCCTGGTGGCCACCACGGTCGTCGAGGTCGGCGTCGACGTGCCCAACGCCACGGTGATGGTGGTCATGGACGCCGACCGCTTCGGCGTCAGCCAGCTGCACCAGCTGCGCGGCCGGGTCGCCCGGGGGAGGCACCGGGGGCTGTGCCTGCTGGTCACCGAGGCCCGGGAGACGACGGCGACCGGTCACCGGCTGGCCGCCGTCGCGGGCACCTCCGACGGCTTCGAGCTCGCCCGCCTGGACCTCGAGACCCGCCGCGAGGGCGACGTCCTCGGCGCCGCCCAGTCCGGCCGGCGCTCGACGGTGAAGCTGCTGTCCCTGCTGGAGGACGAGGAGCTCATCGCCGCCGCCCGCGCGGAGGCCACCGCGCTGCTGGCCACCGACCGCGGCCTGGCCGACCACCCGGGCCTGGCCGCCGAGGTCGCCGCGCTGGCCACCGACGAGCGCGCGACCTACCTCGAGAAGGCCTGA
- a CDS encoding DAK2 domain-containing protein, whose amino-acid sequence MLEALDDAAVGRWCRAAVTALSAGRDALDELNVFPVPDGDTGTNLLLTAQAAVAALDDAGAGGSEPAWAVLARGAVLGARGNSGTILAQLLRGLSDHLAGEPPADGPVLAAALQKAADGAYTAVADPEEGTFLTVARAGAEAAGAAVAAGRTALADVVVAAADGARAALEATPAQLDVLRDAGVVDAGGAGLCLVLDALVTTVTGVEPARPALRTRPARRSDPGHTPHQPPPGPGSEVQYLLADSGEAAVARLQTRLAALGDSLVVVGVDTPAGRQWNVHVHTSDVGGAIEAGIEAGRPHGITVTPLAPVLPAAPVPGRRAVVAIVPGDGLAELFTGEGVRVVTCGPGGVTEDEVLAEVVASAAAEVVLLPNDPTLTPAASRAADRARDLGRDVAVVPTRSPVQGLAAVAVADPARRFGDDVVGMAEAAAATRWAEVTVAEQEALTSAGPCRPGNVLGSAEGDVVVVGADLAVVACDLLDRLLSAGGEMATLLVGADAALGDAVCAHLATAHRTVEVVRYDSGAAIPLQAGVE is encoded by the coding sequence GTGCTGGAGGCGCTCGACGACGCCGCGGTCGGCCGGTGGTGCCGGGCCGCGGTCACGGCGCTGTCCGCCGGCCGGGACGCGCTCGACGAGCTCAACGTCTTCCCCGTGCCCGACGGTGACACCGGCACCAACCTGCTGCTCACCGCGCAGGCCGCCGTGGCGGCCCTCGACGACGCCGGTGCCGGCGGGAGCGAGCCGGCCTGGGCGGTGCTCGCCCGGGGCGCGGTCCTCGGCGCCCGCGGCAACAGCGGCACGATCCTCGCCCAGCTGCTGCGCGGCCTGTCCGACCACCTGGCCGGCGAGCCGCCCGCCGACGGCCCGGTGCTCGCCGCCGCGCTGCAGAAGGCCGCCGACGGCGCCTACACCGCCGTCGCCGACCCCGAGGAGGGCACCTTCCTCACCGTCGCGCGGGCGGGCGCCGAGGCGGCCGGGGCCGCCGTCGCCGCGGGCCGCACCGCGCTCGCCGACGTCGTCGTGGCCGCGGCCGACGGTGCGCGGGCCGCGCTGGAGGCCACCCCCGCGCAGCTCGACGTCCTCCGCGACGCCGGGGTGGTCGACGCGGGGGGCGCCGGCCTGTGCCTGGTCCTCGACGCGCTGGTCACCACGGTCACCGGCGTGGAGCCCGCGCGCCCGGCGCTGCGCACCCGCCCGGCCCGGCGCAGCGACCCCGGGCACACCCCGCACCAGCCCCCGCCCGGCCCGGGCAGCGAGGTGCAGTACCTGCTGGCCGACTCCGGCGAGGCCGCCGTCGCCCGGCTGCAGACCCGGCTGGCCGCCCTCGGCGACAGCCTGGTCGTCGTCGGCGTCGACACCCCGGCCGGCCGGCAGTGGAACGTGCACGTGCACACCAGCGACGTCGGCGGCGCCATCGAGGCCGGCATCGAGGCCGGCCGCCCGCACGGCATCACCGTCACCCCGCTGGCGCCGGTCCTCCCCGCCGCCCCGGTGCCCGGCCGCCGCGCCGTCGTGGCGATCGTCCCCGGCGACGGCCTGGCGGAGCTGTTCACCGGCGAGGGCGTCCGGGTGGTCACCTGCGGGCCCGGCGGTGTCACCGAGGACGAGGTGCTCGCCGAGGTGGTGGCCTCCGCCGCCGCCGAGGTCGTCCTGCTCCCCAACGACCCCACGCTGACCCCCGCGGCGTCCCGGGCCGCCGACCGCGCCCGCGACCTCGGCCGCGACGTCGCCGTCGTGCCGACCCGCTCCCCGGTGCAGGGCCTGGCCGCCGTCGCCGTCGCCGACCCCGCCCGCCGCTTCGGCGACGACGTCGTCGGCATGGCCGAGGCCGCGGCCGCCACCCGCTGGGCCGAGGTGACCGTCGCCGAGCAGGAGGCCCTCACCAGCGCCGGCCCGTGCCGCCCCGGCAACGTGCTCGGCTCGGCCGAGGGCGACGTCGTGGTGGTGGGCGCCGACCTCGCCGTCGTCGCCTGCGACCTGCTCGACCGGCTGCTGTCGGCCGGCGGGGAGATGGCCACCCTCCTCGTCGGCGCCGACGCCGCGCTCGGCGACGCCGTCTGCGCGCACCTGGCCACCGCCCACCGGACGGTCGAGGTCGTCCGCTACGACTCCGGGGCGGCGATCCCGCTCCAGGCAGGGGTGGAGTGA
- the rpmB gene encoding 50S ribosomal protein L28, whose translation MCDVCGKGPGFGMSVSHSHRRTPRRWNPNIQSVRALVAPGNRRRINACTSCIRAGKVVRA comes from the coding sequence GTGTGCGATGTCTGTGGCAAGGGGCCCGGTTTCGGTATGTCGGTGTCGCACTCGCACCGCCGCACGCCGCGCCGTTGGAACCCGAACATCCAGTCGGTGCGGGCGCTGGTCGCCCCCGGCAACCGCCGCCGCATCAACGCCTGCACCTCGTGCATCCGCGCGGGCAAGGTCGTCCGCGCATAA
- a CDS encoding cytidylate kinase-like family protein has translation MRVDGVRAGVVTISASYGAGGPEVGPAVAERLGLPFHDRAIPAQVAGRLGVSQDDAEANDERVVRGLWRLVASLGAMPDPVGGVVPVPPQPDERAYRQHTEEVLHEIADGAGGVVLGRAAALVLRDRGDALHVRLDGPPEARLRAAVERYGRPEDELRREMQANDRTREAYVRHFYRCDPAAAQHYHLVVDGTALPLGTVADLVVAAARARGIGAD, from the coding sequence GTGAGGGTGGACGGCGTGAGGGCGGGCGTCGTGACGATCTCCGCGTCCTACGGCGCGGGCGGCCCGGAGGTGGGCCCGGCCGTGGCCGAGCGGCTCGGCCTGCCGTTCCACGACCGCGCGATCCCGGCGCAGGTCGCCGGGCGGCTGGGCGTCTCGCAGGACGACGCCGAGGCCAACGACGAGCGGGTGGTCCGCGGCCTGTGGCGGCTGGTGGCCTCGCTCGGCGCCATGCCCGACCCGGTGGGCGGCGTGGTGCCCGTGCCCCCGCAGCCCGACGAGCGGGCCTACCGGCAGCACACCGAGGAGGTGCTGCACGAGATCGCCGACGGCGCGGGCGGCGTCGTCCTCGGCCGGGCGGCGGCCCTGGTGCTGCGCGACCGGGGCGACGCGCTGCACGTCCGGCTCGACGGGCCACCGGAGGCGCGGCTGCGGGCGGCGGTGGAGCGCTACGGGCGCCCGGAGGACGAGCTGCGGCGGGAGATGCAGGCCAACGACCGGACGCGGGAGGCCTACGTGCGGCACTTCTACCGCTGCGACCCGGCGGCGGCGCAGCACTACCACCTCGTCGTCGACGGGACGGCGCTGCCGCTGGGCACCGTCGCCGACCTCGTCGTCGCCGCGGCGCGGGCCCGGGGGATCGGGGCGGACTGA
- a CDS encoding GNAT family N-acetyltransferase, protein MSTSAESPRAQVRLRDGSTALLRAVPYDDPVARALVARVQQEYVARYGGPDEAAVDPAEFVPPAGLFLVAEVGGVPAGCGAWRRHTEGDDPTVAEVKRVYVEPAFRRRGLAQVLVAALEDSARRAGYRSVVLNSGDRQPEAIALYEGLGYGPVAGYGIYAGGPGAVFLGKRLSGPADESEERAS, encoded by the coding sequence ATGTCCACTTCGGCTGAGTCCCCCCGGGCGCAGGTGCGGCTGCGCGACGGCTCGACGGCCCTGCTGCGGGCGGTGCCCTACGACGACCCCGTGGCGCGCGCGCTCGTCGCGCGGGTGCAGCAGGAGTACGTCGCCCGCTACGGCGGGCCGGACGAGGCCGCCGTCGACCCCGCGGAGTTCGTGCCGCCGGCCGGCCTGTTCCTCGTGGCCGAGGTCGGCGGCGTGCCGGCCGGCTGCGGCGCGTGGCGGCGGCACACCGAGGGCGACGACCCGACGGTCGCCGAGGTCAAGCGGGTCTACGTGGAGCCGGCGTTCCGCCGCCGGGGACTGGCGCAGGTGCTGGTGGCCGCGCTGGAGGACTCGGCCCGCCGCGCCGGGTACCGCTCGGTGGTCCTCAACTCCGGTGACCGGCAACCCGAGGCGATCGCGCTCTACGAGGGCCTGGGGTACGGGCCCGTCGCCGGGTACGGCATCTACGCCGGCGGGCCGGGCGCGGTGTTCCTGGGCAAGCGGCTGAGCGGGCCGGCGGACGAGAGCGAGGAGCGGGCATCGTGA
- a CDS encoding thiamine-phosphate kinase: MTRPRPLVGRGDLADSVRVVGEFGVIARVVARAGSAEAAEVGPGDDAAVLRVPDGRVVATTDVLVEGRHFRRDWSSAEDVGHKAAAANLADVAAMGGVATALLVGLACPADTPTSWLEGVAAGMAAECAPLGAAVVGGDTVASAPDSGSVVLSVTALGDLRGRAPVLRSGARPGDVLAVAGRLGWSACGLAVLRRGFSSPIAAVAAHRRPTPPYAAGPAAADAGATAMCDVSDGLLADAGHLAESSRVVVDVDRAALVRAALEPPGPMQQVAAALGVDPLAWVLTGGEDHALLATFPAGAALPEGFVTIGEVRAGDPGVLVGGEPAAAVVTAVGAGRAGHVHFG, translated from the coding sequence GTGACACGGCCCCGGCCGCTGGTCGGCCGCGGCGACCTCGCCGACAGCGTGCGGGTCGTCGGCGAGTTCGGGGTCATCGCCCGGGTGGTCGCCCGCGCCGGGTCGGCCGAGGCCGCCGAGGTCGGCCCGGGCGACGACGCCGCCGTGCTGCGCGTTCCCGACGGCCGGGTGGTCGCCACCACCGACGTCCTCGTGGAGGGCCGCCACTTCCGCCGCGACTGGTCCTCGGCCGAGGACGTGGGACACAAGGCCGCCGCCGCCAACCTCGCCGACGTGGCCGCGATGGGCGGGGTGGCGACCGCACTGCTGGTCGGGCTGGCCTGCCCGGCGGACACGCCCACGTCCTGGCTGGAGGGAGTCGCCGCGGGCATGGCCGCCGAGTGCGCTCCGCTGGGCGCCGCGGTGGTGGGCGGGGACACCGTCGCCTCCGCACCCGACAGCGGGTCGGTCGTCCTGTCGGTGACCGCCCTGGGCGACCTGCGCGGGCGGGCGCCGGTGCTGCGCTCGGGCGCCCGGCCCGGCGACGTCCTCGCCGTCGCCGGCCGCCTGGGCTGGTCGGCGTGCGGGCTGGCCGTCCTGCGCCGCGGGTTCAGCAGCCCGATCGCCGCGGTGGCCGCGCACCGCCGTCCGACCCCGCCCTACGCCGCCGGGCCGGCCGCCGCGGACGCCGGGGCCACCGCGATGTGCGACGTCAGCGACGGCCTGCTCGCCGACGCCGGCCACCTCGCTGAGAGCAGCCGCGTCGTGGTCGACGTCGACCGGGCCGCGCTCGTGCGGGCGGCGCTGGAGCCGCCGGGGCCGATGCAGCAGGTGGCCGCCGCGCTCGGCGTCGACCCGCTGGCATGGGTGCTCACCGGTGGCGAGGACCACGCGCTGCTGGCCACCTTCCCGGCGGGCGCCGCGCTGCCGGAGGGCTTCGTGACGATCGGGGAGGTCCGGGCGGGGGACCCGGGGGTGCTCGTGGGCGGGGAGCCGGCGGCGGCCGTCGTCACCGCCGTCGGGGCGGGGAGGGCCGGGCATGTCCACTTCGGCTGA
- a CDS encoding Lrp/AsnC ligand binding domain-containing protein, giving the protein MVHAYILIQTEVGKAAQVATTIGEIAGVTKAEDVTGPYDVIVRAEAETVDELGRLVVARVQSVDGITRTLTCPVVNI; this is encoded by the coding sequence GTGGTCCACGCCTACATCCTGATCCAGACCGAGGTCGGCAAGGCCGCCCAGGTGGCCACCACGATCGGCGAGATCGCCGGCGTGACGAAAGCCGAGGACGTCACCGGCCCCTACGACGTCATCGTCCGCGCCGAGGCCGAGACGGTCGACGAGCTGGGCCGCCTGGTGGTCGCCCGCGTGCAGTCGGTCGACGGCATCACGCGCACGCTGACCTGTCCCGTCGTCAACATCTGA